Within Nitrospirota bacterium, the genomic segment TCTGATTGATCAGCAGCGGTTCGGCGGAGGCGACCTCGACCAGGATCGTCGCCGCACCCAGTGCGGCCGCCACGGACGCCCAGATTCGGGCCACCGGATGTGCGGTCATTACCGAAGCTCGATGAGCCGGGCCAGAGATTCGGCGCGTCCCGTCCGGTAGTCCTTCCAGGCCACGAGATAGCCAGCACCGCCAGCCGCCACGGTGGTAAAGTGGTTGCCCTTTGAATCCGGGACCACGGTGAAGGCGAGCGGCTTCCGGCCGCGCGCCCACCGCAACGCCCGCACGTCCCGTATCACGTCGGTGATCCTGGTCGTGGCGACGCTCGACGACGGGTGCCCTTCTTCCCACACCACCAGGCAATCGTCGGTCCGGCACGACACCGCGGGAAACATGTGGAACCGAGGCGCGGAGGACAGGGGTATGCCGCCTGGCTCTGTAACCTCCCCATCCCGGGTCAGCGTGGTTCCGTAGAGGGCAAAGGTGTCCCCGGCTCGTTTGTCGACCCACACCACCAGGCTGTCGCCGGATCCACGGAGTCCGCCCACCGCCGGATACCCCTGTTCCCCGTCGGCGAGCGAGACCGCGATGCGTTCAGGGTCCAACACACGCCCCTCGTCATCCACCCGCGCGGCGGAGATGTCGGTTTCACCGCGCCGCGCGTCCATCCACGCCACCACGAAGGCGCGGCCGTTCCACGCTACGGCAGGACGCGTCTGATCCCGGTCTCCCCCGCCCACCACCAGCCCCTCGGGGTCGAGCACCCGACCGTCCGGCGCGATCCGCGCCGCCACGATGTCCCAACCGGCCCCTGATCGCTCCTGCATCCAGACCGCCAGAAACACCCGGCCGCTCCACGCCACGCGCGGATGGCGGCGATTGCCCGATCCGACGCCGATCGCCAACCCGTCGGGGTCAAGGACGGTCCCGTCGGCCCGGACGCGCGTGCCGTAGATCTCCCAGTTGCGCCGGCTGCGCAGGTCTTGCCACAGGACGAGGTGGACGTCGCCGCCCCACGTCACGTCGGGAAATAGCGTGTCGGACGGCCCTTGCCCGATCGGAAACCCGTCGCGCGGCGCAACGGTGTGATCGGGACTCACCCACGTGCCGTACACGTCGCTCGGCCCCCGGCGCGTGGTCTGCCACACCACGAGAAAGCGTTGTCCGTTCCACGACGGCACCGGGTCCTCCTCCTCGTCGGCGGCCCGCGACGACAGCACCAGCTCCGACCCGATCCGCAGCGCGTCTTCACCGTCCCCGGGTTTCCCCCCCGGGCCGAGTCCGGCGCAGCCGACGAGGCTTGCCAGCGCGAGCAAGGGCCAGGGCAGCGCCCGGGCGATGGCGTCAACGCGGGGCAACAACGATCCCCATCAAACCCTCGGCGGCGCCCGTCTCCAGCCACGCCACGACCTGACGCGATTCGGAGTCGATCACGGCGATGCGGTCCGTTTCGCGATGGGTGACGTACACGCGGCGACCGTCGGGCGCCACGCTGACGCGCCACGGCGACGGTCCCACCGGAACCACCGCCTCCTCGCGATCGGTCGCGGTCGAGACGACCGACACCGTGTCGGCCCCGCTGTTCGCCACATACACGGTGCCTCCGTCCGGCGCCGACGCGATCCCGACCGGGTTGAGGCCGACCGCCACCGTGGCCACGACGGTGTCGCGCGCCACGTCGATCACCGAAACCGCTCCCGGCCTCTGGTTCGTGACGTACGCAAAGCGCCCGTCCGTGGACAGCGCGATGTCGACGGGAAACATGCCGACCGGAATCGTTGCAACGACCAGATACGAGGCGGTGGAGACCACCGAGACGGTCCCCGAGAAATAGTTCACGACGTAGACCGCGGGCCGGCGGGGAATCGCAGCCACCGCGATCGGCAACGCACCGACACGGGCCCGCGCCAGTAAGGCGCCGGTCTTGACGGAGATGACCGACAGCGTCTTATCTTTGGCGTTCGCGACGAACAGGGCCCTCCCGTCCGGGGACACGTCCACGGCCTGCGGCACCGCACCCGCCTCCAGCCGATCCAGGTTGCGCCCGGGCAAGCGGATCGCCGTCACCATTCGACCTTCTCCGCCGACATAGACGGTTCCCCCGTCCGGCGACACCGTCAGGTCCGCCGGACGCGGGATGTCGGGGATCCGAGCGAGCACTTTCCGAGTCTCGGGGTCGACCACCACCACGCTGTCCGCCTGGCGGTCCGCGACGTACAACACGGGCGTGTGGGCCGCACACGCGGAGAGCAACACCGCCCCCGCCCACCCGGCGAGCATCCACGTCCTGCTCGGCACTGACGCCACGCGGGTCACGGTTGTCTCTGCGACGAATAGGCGTTCAGGAACTCCTCCACTTCGTCTTCCTCGCTGGGTGAGAGACCCGCAATCGGCGCCATGCGGTGCACGGTCGGTCCCCAGTCCCGCCGGTTCGCGGGCACGAGCCAGAAGCTTCGCGGCGCCTGATTCAGCTCGGGGTCCGTCCAGCCATGACAGCCGTTACACTTCGAAAACGCCGGAGGAGGAATCAACCCCACCGCTCGGCGCGTCGGATCAGGGGCCTTCAGCGCCGCAATGATCGTATCCGCGTCCAGCGTCGGAACCCGGTCGAGCGGCCGCCAGCCGGCGCCTCCGTCCTGGGAGACGAAGACCCCGCTCCCATAGGTGCCGGCGTACACCCGCTGGGGCCGGTGAACATCCACCGCCAACGCACGCACGTCGGGCGTCGCGAGCCCGTGGCTGCGTCGCTCCCACGTCCGCCCGCCGTCCGTACTGCGCAGCACACCCGACGTCGAGGTGGCCGCATACGCCAACCGCCCCCCGGGATCGAACCACACCTGCCGAACCCACTCGAGCGAGAGCCGCTCGTCTTGATCCCACCGGGTCCACGTGGCCCCGGCATCCTCGCTCACGAACAGGCCGCCGCCCTGCAGCGTTTTCCCGTCGCGCAGCGCGGCCGCGAAGACCCGGCGGCCGTCGGGATGTCGCGTCAGCACGGTGATGGCTCGCCCCGTCAGGTCGCTGGAAGCCGGCGCCCACGCGGGTTCGGTAGCGCGCCGTCTCCACACGCCGCGACCGGACGCCAGCAATGCCGTCTCGCGATCACCGGGAAGAATGACCAGGTCCTGGAACTGCTGGCTCTGCGTAAAGTCGTCCCCCTGATTCCACGCCGTCCACGTGTTCGCCCCGTCCCGGCTGATGAACACGCCGGTCGAGGTCACGACGTACACCTGATCGGGATGCTCCGGATGCAGGACGATCGACCCGACATTGGTGTTGGCCAGCCCGTCGTTCTTTTCCACGAAGGATCGCGCTCCGTCCACGCTTTTGTAGAGCCCGCCTCCCCCCGCCCCCACGTACACCACATCGGGATTGCGCGGATCGAGCACCAGCCGGTAGAGCGAGTAGCTCCGTATGCCGCGATTGGCCGTCTCCCAATGCCGCCCCGCGTCCTCGCTCTTGAGCAGGCCCACGCTGAAGTTCGTGAGCGCGAGCACCGTGTCCGGCCTCTCCGCGTGCAGCGCAACCTGCGTCACCACGATGGCCCGGCGCGTGGGCGCTTCGCGCGAGGCGCCGGGTTGCAGGGTCACGCCCGAACACGCGGTGAGCCACGCCGCGAGTCCTATTGCGGAGGTGAAGAAGCACGATCTCCGTTTTGCTCGCTCACCCCGCCGCAAGCCGCGAGGAGTACGCTCGCAATGCACTTTCATCGCGGCGCGCCGGGCCCGGAGCGTTCGGCCGGAGCGGACAGGGGACTGCGGTACACCCAGGCGCGCGGAGGCAGCGCGGTTCCCGCGTAGAGCGCGCCGCCGAACTCCTGCATCGCTTCCACCGTAAACGGCGTGAGCTCTCCGACCTCGTGCCACGACGACCCGTCGGAGCTGCGTTGCACCCGTCCGTTCACCGCCGCGTAGAGGACGCCTGCGGCCTCGACGAGCGAGGCCACGTACTCCCCGCGTACACCCGATGACTCGCCCGCCGCCAACACCCGCTCCCACGTCTCGCCGTCGCGTGTGCGCCACACGGCTCCACCGGTCGTGGTCCCCACGTAGAGAAACGCGCCCGCCGCAACCGCGGCTCGCACCCCGACTCGCGGTTCGGACGGGAACCGCACCATCTCCCAAGCGGCGCCGTCAGGGCTCCGAAACACCCCGGCCCCTTCGACCCCGGCGTACAGACTCCCCTCAAACGGGATGAGAAACCGCACCCAGTTCGGGAACTGGTTGTCCGCGCCCGACAGCAACGCGCCTGCCGGGGACCAGGCCCGGCCGTCGGTGGTCCGGTACACGCGACCGCGCGTGGTGCCCGCGTACAACGCGTCGCCGAACACCCCGAGCGCGATGACGCCGCGTTCCTCCGCCGGCAGGGTTGCCTCGTGCGACCACTGCGCGCCGTCCGCGCTGCTCCACACCTCGGCTCGCGGTTGATTCGTGCCGGCAAAGAGGCGATCGCGAAACGACACCAACCCATACACGGTGTACGCCTCGGTCGTCAAGACGGGACGCCAGGATCGGCCTTCCAATCGGAGCGCGGTGCCGGCTCCCTCGATGCCGGCGTACAGCCGATCCCGAAACGGTTTGAGCGCCACCACGTTCCACCCCGCGGGCACCGGCTCCAACGGTTCCCACTCCATGGTCGAGACCTTGGGGTAACGGCTCATCAAGTACTCTTCGAGCGAGGCGCGTTCCGACGCGCTGAGCGGGCAGCCCATGGCCTGCATCCAACTCAGCACCAGCGTCCACGGTCTGGGTTCAATGGCATGGCTGCGGCCCGCGCAGTCCCCGGCCACGCAGCGGGCATCCAGGGTCACGCCGTGGCAGGCGCCGCAGCGCGACGTGATGATCGACCGGGCGGTCGTGTCCGACACCGGAGCGCTCGCGCAGCCCGCCAGGATCGCGACGGTGACGACCACCGGCCACCGAACCGCGGTCACGGCGCGGCCGCTCCGCTGTATGCGGTCAGGAAACGGGTGAGGTCCATGCGTTCTTCGCCCGTCAACTCCGCGCGAGCGGCCATGCGGTCCACCGTGGGTCCCCAGTTGCGGACGTTCGGCGGCACGCGCCAATACGTGTGTTTCGCGTTGAGTCGCCCGTCGGTCCAGCCGTGACAGCGATTGCACTTCGCAAAGGCCGCTGGAACCGGCGGGGCGTCGGGACGAGGCGCGGCCGGCGTGAGCATCGCGATCATCTGCGACATGGTAAGGCGTTGGACGCGGCCGGCGGCGCGCCATGACGCCCCGCCGTCGTGGGAATAGTAGATCCCGGACGCGGTCGTGCCCGCCGCCAGCCGGGAGGGTTTCGCGGGGTGGACCGCGAGACTTCGCACGTCCGCGTCGGCCAGGCCCTTGCCCAACGTGGCCCAGACGGCTCCCGCGTCGTCCGACACGAAGACCCCCGCGCCGCGGGTCGCCGCGTAGACGCGCGACGCGGCCCGGGGATGAACCACGATGCGACTCACGAACCATCCGGGGTCGCCGACGCGCTGCCAGCCGCGGCCCGAGCCCACGTAGATCCCTTGTTTGATGGTGCCCACGTAGACCCGGCTGTTCCGCGGGTCGTGCACCACGGTGGTGACGCGCGCGGACCCCAGATCAGGGTCCGCAGCCCACCGGGACGCGCCGAGGCCCCGTCGAAACAGCCCGCCCTCGGTGCCCAGCCAGATGCGTCCGCTGGGTCGCGGTTCGACGGCGAGCGATTTGTATCCCACGGCTTCGGACAACGGAGGAAGCCCCTCGCTGAACGGCTCCCAGTGCCCGCCCCCGTCCGCGGATCGAAACACCCCGGTGGACGTGGCCGCGAACCACTGCGAGGCGTCCGACGGATCCACCGCCAGCGCGTCCACCGCGGTGTTGGCCAGATCGCCGGTCACCTCGTTCCACGTCGCAGCGCGGTCTCGGCTGATCGAGACGCCCCCTCCCCAGCCCCCTGCGAGCAGGATCGGCTGGCCGGCTTGCGTTGGCAGGACCGCGATCAGCGCGTGGTGGGTGAAGCTGCGCAGCCCGCGGTTCGCGTGGGACCATTGGCGGCCGCCGTCGCGGCTGGTGAGCACGCCCATGTTGCTGGTGATGGCGTAGAACCGGTCGGGATCAACCGGGTCAGGCGCGATCTGGTGAATGATGAGCGGCGCCTCAGCGATCTCGGCCGCGCGCGCGAGCGAGCCCCCGGCCCACACCAGGACCGCGCACGCAAAACACGCCGTGAGCCCGCCTCCGCCCTTGACGCAGACCGGCCGCACCGTTGGCTCACGCGCCGGACGGTTGGGCGCGCAGGTAGTCCGCGAGCGCCGCTTGCCACGGGCGCAAGCGAATCCCCAGCCTGGCCAGCTTGGTGCAATCGAGGATCGAATAGGCCGGCCGCGGCGCAGGCCGTGCCAGCTCGGTGCTCGCAATGGGCACGACCCGGCGGTTGTACCCCGCCAAATCCAGAATCGTGACCGCGAACTCGTGCCAAGAGCACGAGCCGCTATTGACCGCGTGATAGATGCCGGCAGCCCGAGTGTCGAGCAACGACCGGATGGCCGCAGCGAGGTCGTCGGCCGCAGTGGGCGAGCCGACCTGATCGCTCACTACGCGCAGTTCGTCCCGCTCGGATGCGAGCCTGAGGATCGTGCGCACGAAGTTCTTGCCCTCGCCGTACAGCCACGCGGTGCGCAGGATCACGGCGTCGGGTTTGGCGAGCAGCGCTTCGCGCTCGCCCGCCAGTTTGCTCGCGCCGTACGCGGAGCGCGGCGCCACCGGGTCCTCCTCACGGTAGGGCGTGGTCTTGGTCCCGTCGTACACGTAGTCGGTCGAGATCGCCACCAGGCGCGCCCCGACCTTGGCTGCGCCCTGCGCCACGTTGCGGGTCCCGTCGGCGTTGACCGCGTAGGCCCGATCGGGATTCGATTCAGCGCCGTCCACATCGGTGTACGCCGCGGCGTGGATCACGACCTCGGGCCGCGCATCCGCGATCCGCGCGACGATCGACGCGTCGGTGATGTCCGCTTCGGCCTCGGACGGCGCAACCAGATCCTGGTCGCGCAACACGTGTCGGAGAGCGATCCCCAACTGGCCCGTCGCGCCGGTGAGAAAAATCCTCATGTCCGCTCTAAGTCAGCGCGTCGAACTTGACGACCGGATCGGCCGGCGCGCGGAGGATATTCCCGATGAATTGGCCGCCGATGAATCCGCACCCGCGGCCCTGGCAAGTAGCCTCACGTGAGCTCGATGCGGCTCTGATCGCCGACGATGAATTTCTGGGTCATCGGTTTGGTGACGCACCGCAGGAGCTCGACCTCGCGGCCCAACAGGCTGCGTTCGATCCGGGTGTGGACGTCGACGATGCGACACCGCTCCAACACGATGCTGTACTCGACTTCGCTGTTGCGCAGCACACAGTCCGCACCGATCGACGTGAACGGCCCGACGTAGGAATTCTCGATCACGGTGCCCGGCCCGATGACCGCGGGGCCGCGAATCTGGCTGGCGATCACGGTCGCGCCGGGCTCCAGGATCACCTTGCCCGCGATGTCGGACTTGGCGTCCACCTGGCCGGGCCGGAAGGCCTCAGGCTGCTCGCGGATCTTGTCGAGCGCGAGCCGATTCGCCTCCAGGAGATCCTCGGGCTTTCCGGTATCCTTCCACCACCCCGTGATCTCGGAGTACCCGACTCGGTACCCGCGTTCCAGCAGGTATTGGTGGGCATCCGAAATCTCCAGTTCGCCGCGCGCGCTCGGGGTGATCGCGTTGACGGCCTCGAAGATATGGCGATCGTACAGGTAAATCCCGGTGACCGCGAAGTCGCTCTTGGGTTGAGCGGGCTTCTCTTGGACGCCGACCAGTTTCCCGTTGCGCAATTCCGGCACGCCGAACCGCTCCGGGTCCCGCACGCGGGCGAACACGAGCCGGCAGTGGTCCCCCGCGCGCGAAAACTCTTCGATGAACTGCCGGATCCCGCCCACGATCACGTTGTCGCCCAAGTAGAACACGAAGGGGTCGTTGCCGATGAAGTCCTGCGCCACGCGCACCACGTGCGCCAGCCCGCGCGGCGCGTCCTGCATCACGTATGTCAGCTTGAGCCCCCATCCTTCGCCCCCGCCGAGCGCCTGCCGGATCTCCTCGCCGGTGTCGGGGTTGATGACGATGCCCACCTCCCGGATGCCAGCGTCCGCCACCGCTTCCAGGGCGTACGCGATCATCGGCTTGTTGGCAATCGGGATGAGGTGTTTGTTGGAGGTGTGCGTGATGGGACGCAGGCGCGTCCCTTTGCCGCCTGCGGTGATGAGTGCTTTCACAATGGAAGTCTCCCGTCCGGTCGCGTTCGAGCCATCATAGAAACCCGCTGGACACCTGTCAATCTGCCCGGCGCTTCGCCACGACCAAATGGTGGAGGCTGATGGGCCAAAACCGAAAAGGGAGGCTCTCCTCCGCCACCACCGTAAACCCGGCTGCCGCGAGGGCGCGCCGCATCTCGCGTGGCGTCCACTGCTTGACGTGCCCCGGATCGTAGAGGGCTTCCCGCCACTTGCCGGTGGCGAGCCGAGCCAGGGCGAATACCAGATCGTTGGGAAACAGGACCAACAGTAAGCCGCCGACCTTCAGCACGCGGGCGAATTCCCGGAGCGCTGCCTCGGGATGGTCGAGGTGCTCGATCACCTCCAGAAAGAGACACGCGTCCACGCTGTTGCTCCGGATGCCCAGCTCGAACACGCTCCCCCCGATCACCGGAAGCCCGTGGCGCACGCAGATCTGCCGGTTTTCTTCGGATCGGTCCACGCCAAGGAGGCGGCGTTCCCCGCGCTCTCGAACCAAGCGCTCCAGCGTGATTCCCTCCCCGCACCCCGCGTCGAGGATTAGCCCGCAGCGGGGCAGATGCCGCAGGATGCGCGCGTCCCGGTAGTCCCAGTAGCGCCGGCCCACCCCGCCTTTCGCGTACTGATCCCGCTGATAGATCATTCCCTCGGCGGGAAGGTCGTAGTCAACCGGCATGGTCGGAGCCCGCTGCGGTTACAGACGGAACCCGGCCTGCTGAGCGTCTTGATAGAACATCTTGACCGTGTCGAGCGAAAAGTCCCTCAGATCGTGCCCCACCAACGACAGCTTCTTCAAAATATCGTTGGTCACCGTGATGATGTGGCAACCGATGGCATCGGCCTGGAAAATATTCAGCAACTCACGAGGACTCGCCCAGATCAACTCGGCGTCGGGAATCGGTTTGAGCAATTCCACCGCCGCGGCCATCAGCGGCACCGGGTCGCGTCCCGTGTCCGCCACGCGCCCCGCGAAGACGGAGATGCAGGAAGGCGTGCCCGGCGCCATCTGCGCCGCCACATCACGAACCTGATCCAAGGTCATCAGCGCGGTGACGTTCAGCTTCACGCCTGAGCGGGAGAGGCGCCCAATCAGGGGATAGGCAGACTCGCGCCGAGTATTTGTCACCGGGATCTTGACGTAGACCGATTTTCCCCACCCGGCGATTTCCATCGCCTGCCGTTCCATCTCGGCGAACTCATCTGAAAAGACCTCGAATGAAATCGGCCGATCTGGAATTGCCTGCAAGATGTCCTTCGCGAAGGCGCGGTAGTCGGAGATCCCGGCCTTACGCATCAACGTGGGGTTGGTGGTGAATCCCTGGATGTAAGGCTTGGCGTACATATCGAGCATGCCGGCCTTGTCCGCGCCGTCGGCGAAGATCTTGACCCGTAGATCACCAATCGCTTTCATGGAACCTCCCTCAGTGAGGATGCCGTCCGTATCCACTCCGACGCTTCGGCCAAGGATGCAACGCGGACGTGAAAGTCTTTTGGTCGCGGCTCCGCGTACCCGTGATCGACGAAGACGTTGGTGCATCCTGCGCGCCGACCAGCTTCAATATCGCGCCACCGATCACCCACCATGAAGCACGACGCCAAGCTCAGTCCCAAGTCGCGGGCGGCTTCGAGCAACAACCCCGGCGCCGGCTTCCGACACTCGCACTGGTCGGCGTCGTCGTGGTAACAGACCAGAACCCGATCGAGCGGGAGCCTCGCACGAAGCGCGGCGTGAAGCAGCTCGACCGTTTCTCGCGTCTGCGTTCCGCGGGCGACGTCGGGCTGGTTGGTCACCACCACGAGTTGAAATCCCTCCGCGCGGAGCAGCGCGAGAGCTTCGGGCACGCCCGGCAAGATCTCCAACTCTGCGAGCGAGGATGGGGGATACGGTTTCCCGTTTCGCACGAAGGCACGGTTAAGCACCCCGTCACGATCCAGGAACACGGCCCGATGGCTCATCGGGCCGTGGATTCCCATTTGGTTTGGGTCGCCTTGAGGGCGGGGTGGGACACCAGCAAATGCCAAATGACCGCCTGGAACGCCTCGGAGTGCGGGGTGACGGTCTCGGGATTGACGGTCGGGATGATGACGCAGGCATCGGCCACCTTTGCAGTATACCCGCCATCCCGCCCGACCACACCCACCACGCGAGCGCCGACCTGCTTGGCGTACTGCAAGGCCGTCACCAGATTCGGACTGATGTTCTTCTCAAGATTGCCCCCGCCGACGGACAAGACAAAGAGCATATCCTTGGCCTGCAGGCGGCTCACCTTCAGCCATTCGACGAAGACGCTCGCCCATCCGTCGTCGTTGGTGCGAGCCGTCAACTCCGACACGTTGTCGGTTGGCGTATAGGCCTCGATGCCGACGATCTTGCGGAAGTCGTTGACCGCGTGGGATGCATTTCCCGCGCTCCCCCCCACGCCGAGGAAGAACAGCCGGCCGTTGTGATCGCGCAGGTCGGCCAGAAGATCGGCCATTCGCTCGATCGCGGCGACATCCAGCATCGTGATGATCTTGCCCGCTTCGGTCAGGTGGTGTTGCGCGTACGTCATCGCGGTCGCTCCCTGGCTGATAGGTAGCGCCGGGTCTCCTCGAGACCGGACGGCGATCCGACCTCATAGAAACGTTGCGTCGCCTCGAAACCCGCCAGCTCATTACGGGCGATCAACCCTTCGTAGATTGCCGACAGGTCGATTGCGCCCGCAGGAAAGGCGTCGAAGGCCTTGGCCTGCAATGCTCCCAGGCCGTAATCGATGTACGACATGTCCGGGGCAGGGTTCCGCTTGTCGTGACGCACGATGCGGCCATCTCGAAAAACGACGTTGCTGCGATCCCATCGATCGGCGTTCCGAAACACGGTCATCAAGCCCAGTTTTCCGCTCGCGATGAACGCGGCCTCAACGGCGGCGTAGTCGCAGTCCAGATAAGAGTCGCCGTACAGCACCAGGAACCTCTCGCCCAGCAGCGGCAACGCCTGGCGCAGGGCTCCCCCCGTTCCCAACGGCCTCTCCCCGTCGTACGCATACCGCACAGTGATTCCCCATCGGCTCCCGTCTCCCACGGCGGCTTCCACCATCTCACCGAGATGACCGACGCACAGAACCACGCGATTCACGCCGTGCCGCCGCAGCAGATCCAACTGATGCTCGACGAAGGGCTTGCCCGCCACATCCACCAATGCTTTGGGGATGCGCTCGGTCAGGGGTCTCAGGCGAGTCGCCAGTCCTCCAGCCAAGACGGCAACGGGGAGGGTCACGCCAGGATGACCTTCGTCCCTTCGAAATCGAAGCGAAAACGCACTTCGTCCAGTCCCGCACGCGCCATCGCGTGGCGCAGCCGATTGCGGTCCTCGGCGTAGAACATGAGAAACCCACCGCCACCTGCACCGACCAGTTTCCCACCGATGGCGCCGTTGGCACGGCCAAGCTGGTACCACTCGTCGATCTGCGGGTTGCTCATCCCGCCGGAGCGTCTCTTCTTGTGCTCCCAATGCTCGTGC encodes:
- a CDS encoding cytochrome D1 domain-containing protein, which codes for MLAGWAGAVLLSACAAHTPVLYVADRQADSVVVVDPETRKVLARIPDIPRPADLTVSPDGGTVYVGGEGRMVTAIRLPGRNLDRLEAGAVPQAVDVSPDGRALFVANAKDKTLSVISVKTGALLARARVGALPIAVAAIPRRPAVYVVNYFSGTVSVVSTASYLVVATIPVGMFPVDIALSTDGRFAYVTNQRPGAVSVIDVARDTVVATVAVGLNPVGIASAPDGGTVYVANSGADTVSVVSTATDREEAVVPVGPSPWRVSVAPDGRRVYVTHRETDRIAVIDSESRQVVAWLETGAAEGLMGIVVAPR
- the rfbD gene encoding dTDP-4-dehydrorhamnose reductase, whose product is MRIFLTGATGQLGIALRHVLRDQDLVAPSEAEADITDASIVARIADARPEVVIHAAAYTDVDGAESNPDRAYAVNADGTRNVAQGAAKVGARLVAISTDYVYDGTKTTPYREEDPVAPRSAYGASKLAGEREALLAKPDAVILRTAWLYGEGKNFVRTILRLASERDELRVVSDQVGSPTAADDLAAAIRSLLDTRAAGIYHAVNSGSCSWHEFAVTILDLAGYNRRVVPIASTELARPAPRPAYSILDCTKLARLGIRLRPWQAALADYLRAQPSGA
- a CDS encoding glucose-1-phosphate thymidylyltransferase; amino-acid sequence: MKALITAGGKGTRLRPITHTSNKHLIPIANKPMIAYALEAVADAGIREVGIVINPDTGEEIRQALGGGEGWGLKLTYVMQDAPRGLAHVVRVAQDFIGNDPFVFYLGDNVIVGGIRQFIEEFSRAGDHCRLVFARVRDPERFGVPELRNGKLVGVQEKPAQPKSDFAVTGIYLYDRHIFEAVNAITPSARGELEISDAHQYLLERGYRVGYSEITGWWKDTGKPEDLLEANRLALDKIREQPEAFRPGQVDAKSDIAGKVILEPGATVIASQIRGPAVIGPGTVIENSYVGPFTSIGADCVLRNSEVEYSIVLERCRIVDVHTRIERSLLGREVELLRCVTKPMTQKFIVGDQSRIELT
- a CDS encoding class I SAM-dependent methyltransferase; amino-acid sequence: MPVDYDLPAEGMIYQRDQYAKGGVGRRYWDYRDARILRHLPRCGLILDAGCGEGITLERLVRERGERRLLGVDRSEENRQICVRHGLPVIGGSVFELGIRSNSVDACLFLEVIEHLDHPEAALREFARVLKVGGLLLVLFPNDLVFALARLATGKWREALYDPGHVKQWTPREMRRALAAAGFTVVAEESLPFRFWPISLHHLVVAKRRAD
- a CDS encoding transaldolase — translated: MKAIGDLRVKIFADGADKAGMLDMYAKPYIQGFTTNPTLMRKAGISDYRAFAKDILQAIPDRPISFEVFSDEFAEMERQAMEIAGWGKSVYVKIPVTNTRRESAYPLIGRLSRSGVKLNVTALMTLDQVRDVAAQMAPGTPSCISVFAGRVADTGRDPVPLMAAAVELLKPIPDAELIWASPRELLNIFQADAIGCHIITVTNDILKKLSLVGHDLRDFSLDTVKMFYQDAQQAGFRL
- a CDS encoding HAD family hydrolase, whose translation is MSHRAVFLDRDGVLNRAFVRNGKPYPPSSLAELEILPGVPEALALLRAEGFQLVVVTNQPDVARGTQTRETVELLHAALRARLPLDRVLVCYHDDADQCECRKPAPGLLLEAARDLGLSLASCFMVGDRWRDIEAGRRAGCTNVFVDHGYAEPRPKDFHVRVASLAEASEWIRTASSLREVP
- a CDS encoding SIS domain-containing protein — protein: MTYAQHHLTEAGKIITMLDVAAIERMADLLADLRDHNGRLFFLGVGGSAGNASHAVNDFRKIVGIEAYTPTDNVSELTARTNDDGWASVFVEWLKVSRLQAKDMLFVLSVGGGNLEKNISPNLVTALQYAKQVGARVVGVVGRDGGYTAKVADACVIIPTVNPETVTPHSEAFQAVIWHLLVSHPALKATQTKWESTAR
- a CDS encoding nucleotidyltransferase family protein translates to MTLPVAVLAGGLATRLRPLTERIPKALVDVAGKPFVEHQLDLLRRHGVNRVVLCVGHLGEMVEAAVGDGSRWGITVRYAYDGERPLGTGGALRQALPLLGERFLVLYGDSYLDCDYAAVEAAFIASGKLGLMTVFRNADRWDRSNVVFRDGRIVRHDKRNPAPDMSYIDYGLGALQAKAFDAFPAGAIDLSAIYEGLIARNELAGFEATQRFYEVGSPSGLEETRRYLSARERPR